The genome window cATCTTCAAAGAGGACAGTACCGTCAAGAATTTCCGcggcgaccatggaatgaccacatagcctttcaccatccaaaaagaatgactttcatcccagacaggtttgcacaaccggaAAACACCGTGGATTGGGTacacttctttagcaatttgactgatgacaaggtccattggatgttcgagtggttccccactagcgagttcatcatcaggtccagGGATGTTCCTCACTTAGTGCTGATCGGGTTGAGGGGTATCTAaccttatgctcctatcagggTCATGCGACAGGCTgggagaaaacaagtcataccgcGAGTTTCTAAGATGGTTCACTACAAAGAAGACTTTTAGGGTGGTGCCATTCCATTCAAGCGTGAGGCCCAACACATGTGGCATCTGAAGATTATTGTGAAAAAGGATACCATCGAACCAGATCGGTACCACGCCGGTCATGTGTATTTCTACCTATCATGGTTGgatgatgacatagcaggagaagtCGAACCAGGGATCGATCAAGGAAACATGGTCATAGACaatgctgctgaagcacaagtaaaatacaagagGTTGCGCAAGAGAATCCTTGAGTCTAAAGCcagacatttggaacaacacaagatAGACATGGAATCAATTAATGAATGGAGGAAGTTGCTACAAAATCAACAGAGAGGTTGAAGTACTTAGAGCAGGGTCTGATGGAACTTGAAAggaagatgaggaaaaggatcgtggattgtcagaatgcagagggcaacgaaggaggacacctagcaagggcgtatctgctgctggacatgcgcgacctggggaatctgatcgatggggccaagaaggccaagcttggagaggGTCCCTGCGGGACCAAATAGAATAGAATTGCTTTTTATTTGCTTTTCCAGAGTCGTTTTAGaaattgattgtaataaggcaaatccCACTAGCAAATCTtttaattattgtcattttaCAAGTTTGATCTATCtattacattaatgaaatgaggcagttatcggcatcaagtttctccaaatctatgtgtcgctaggcctaccttaggcacaatgaggtccccaaaattaggacgcAAATTTATAATTCTGcaatacatgtttaaatactgcaaatatccttccaaaatcccctactgacttgtttacctttttgcttttctttgttttgattattcccatcccctaaggttggttcgtgcatactgacatcatcatcatatcataccaGATCAAGAGGTCCACCTCCTtctcctccaagtgatcctaaaagtAAGGGAAAGGCTAAGATGGACGATATGAGCGGTATCAGGAAAGATAACGCTGCGCATgtggaaaatgttgaaacttcagatggtcggagtactccggcaCAAAATGATTTGATTCTACGGTTGGAGCAGAAAATACTGGAAttgcaaggggaacttgagcaggtccgcaacttggcaaacctctccctcaccTTAAACGTCCCGGATATTAACCAACAGAACGCCCAAAATCcagcacctcctcaaaacacaccaaaCCAACATCCACAAAACCCTCCTGCACttcatcaatacgccacacctcctcaaaatCCTAACCCTCCACCAGTGCCAACTCCTCCTCAAAACCAACATCTTCCGACTCAGTATCCATAAACTACTACCTACCATACTTCTCAAAATATGCCGCAACCTACCCCCGATACGCagaactcaaccaatgatcaccACTACACTCAAACTCCCGGCATCCACCAAAATAACCCCATATAGGTAGAAACCCTACCTCACCCCACTCAACAAACCCCATACACACCGGAATCTGCctagaaggacctgctcatcaagaatatgGCAGAGGAACTTAAGAAGCTCACAAGCCGAGTCGAGGGTGTCGAAGGGGgtaaaggcattgagggtttaaattatgaagatctgtgtattcagccagacgtAGAACTGTTAGAGgattacaaacctcctaagttcgagaTGTTTGACGGAACAGGTGACCCAAAGGTGCATCTAAGGACATACTATGACAAGCTCGTAGAAGTTGGGAAGGATGAGAGGATTCACATGAAGCTATTCATGAGAAGTCTCACTGGGGACGCcctatcttggtacatcagtcaaaatcccaagaagtgggttagttgggtaagcatggcatcagatttcatggatcgattTAGGTTTAATACAGAGAATGTACCAGACGTCTTCTACATACAGAATCTCCAGAAGAAGCCAACAAAgactttccgcgagtatgctactcgatggagATCAGAAGCCGCGAAAGTAAGGCCGACATTGGAAGAAgagcaaatgaacaagttcttcgtCCCGGCCCAGGATCCACAAtactatgaaaggttgatggttatcGAGAACCACAAattctctgacatcatcaagctAGGGGAAAGGATTGAAGAAGGGATTAAGACCGGAATGGTAACTAATTTTGAGGCATTACAGGCTACAACAAAGCATTGCAGTTAGGGGGTatatccaagaagaaagaagtaggggcCGTGATGGTAGTCCAAGGTCCAAAATAtcctcttacataccaaacacctccacccacatatcagccttcacctcctagATATCCACAACCCACCACTacctaccacacttataacacccagCTGGTATATTATCACTCACCGCCAGCcagccaaaactaccaaaaacctagaccaaattttgaccgtagaccacccagacaatacaccccaattgttgAACCTGTAGACCAATTGTACGAGAGACTTAAGGTTGCcagttatatcactcccattctcGCTGTCGacatggaaaattcctctcaatgggtcaatccaaataagacatgtgcctatcactcaggcatgaaaggtcattaattgacaccaaaatCATACAAGCAAATAAGGCTGCACctaatgtccgtaacaatcctctcccagatcacaggggcggaggggtaaacatgatagagactgatgaagaatgggactcagaggggtcaattggactcattcgagaaggggataatcctgaaacatctccagtcactctcacacctatcatggtacaaactcaagcaccaattgaagttgatgtagctgcaccaactccatttgaggttgaagtaacaacacccttcaccgtgatggtagcacctataccgtcttataagtctaaagttataccatgggattatgttgcagaagcaagaaggaaagtaTTTCGTGGTTGAtaatttgaacaaaacccctgctcagatatccattctatcactactgtAGAATTCTGAGGCACACAAGAATGCACTGATGAAAGTATTGAATGAGGCTTGTGTACCTaacaacattaccagtggagagatggccaatatggtaggacaagtgttggaaagccacaagatcacttttcatgaagacgagctataaccagaaggactaagtcacaatagggcactgcatatcacagtgcaatttgaggataagttcattgccagagtcctgatagatgggggttcgagtcttaacatatgtTCACTAACTACGCTGAGAAGATTGAGTAAaagcctgcacgagatacgagcaggaagtatgaatgtgaaagcatttgatgggtctcaaagggccacaattggggaaaccaacctcagatgatagatgggcccaacctggtttgatgttaactttcaagtgttggacatatctgctacctacaacctattattgggacaaccttggatacatgccgctggggccgtATCTTCTACTCTATATTAGGTCGTGAAATTTAAGCGGAACAATCAgtaagtgatcatccatggggacggaagtaatcccatttacactagtcaaactgttccggtcatcgagaatagaaggaatttgggtggagaaacatagcatcgcatcgagcgcgtcaacgcaattgaaaaggacaaatggtggagcagtaagatagaaggcatattggcatggacagggtatgagcctGGCAAAGGTTTCGGCAAAAATCTCCAGGagatcaccaaaccaatacagctaaatcgtcacggcacaacttttgaacttgggtatgaatacacctggcacgagtatcagaattggttgccatcatggcgtggtccttattaccctctagagcaaccagtaccacatttgagccagtgATTTCACCatgctgacatgatgtgggagtccgaagaagatgaagttctagccggtataaggaatctgtttctggatgatggagacatggattgcagtgcgatagttgaggaggaagaggaggaaggcctcattattaAGACCTTGGAGAAGGgagctgttctcaagaactggattgCTGCACTatcaagggcccatcgagttcctgggtagcctgacaattagcatcatttatttttaaaagaaattctaTGAGCATTAAAGACGTTTTCAGaattttgttttaagcattttttttttgaaataattgctcaagTCATCGACCGCACCTaattgacgttttcaagatttatctaaatgcattgatgtttttagtatttattattattctttacgtttTGTTTTCTACAATATTATTATTACCTAccccgatgaacttacgactgtgacatgtacagagataacgcaacataaggataatgatttagaggatctggaagaggatataattcccgaggaaattgtcagataagtgaaaaactttgaaaacaaaccTAAGTCCAATCTAGACGAGACTGAGGTAGTCAACTTGGGAGATTCTAAAACCGTCAAAGAAACTTGCATAAGCATTCActtgtcaccatcagagaaggaagagtacactCGTTTCTTAAGAGAGTATGAAGACATTTTCGCATGGTCATATGACAATATGACCGgattgagcacatccatagtagctcataaGCTGCCTACTAATCCGATGTGTCcaccagtaaagcagaagctcaggaaGTTCAAGCCAGACATGAGTCTAAAAATCAAGAAAGAAGTCACCAAGAAAATCAAAGCTAAGGTCCTCAGGGTGGTTGAATATcgaacttggttggctaacatcgtgtCGGTTCTGAAGAAAGACGGGAAGGTCAGGGTGTGTGTCGACTATCAggatttaaacagagcaagtcccaaagatgattccCCACTGCcaaatatacacatactgatcgacaattgtgccaagcatgaactccaatcctttgttgaTTGCTTCGCGGATTATCATCAGATTTGGATAGATGAAGAAGACGCGGAGAAAATAGCTTTCATCACGCCGCGGGGAGTGTACTGTAACAAAATGATACCGTTTGGTTTAAAGAATTctggggccacctacatgagggccatgataaCTATTTTCCATgatggagaaatttggccaaaacctatcaactcagatgcagtcaaaagatactatgtttaaagCTGTTTACATTTATGCAGTttatgtaactgaactacgcttgacctgatttccATTTAAGAGTGGATACATAGGAAGCCCTGTGGATTCGGtcacaatacaataaaatttctatttttccattaatcagaaactggggcagaattttgaggaggaccctcaaaatttcgAAGCAAGTTCAGCCAACGACACTATATGCGGAACAGCCATAGATTCATCTAGGTAACTGGGGcaaaattttgaggaggaccctcaaaattctatggcaagaaggtcgcaatgtctccAACAATGTCGCAGTTATTGGTTCatctaatcaatttttaaattgcACAGTACTGTGTTTTGAACAactatgcatgcatattttttgaaaactttattttttacccagatgctacccatggtaactcgaaCAGGATTCCAACGCGGAGCGGAGCAGAcaaaggcacgaaccaacctcccccacaaaactcacaatttttctttgaataCAGGAACAAGAGATAGTCACTAGTACGTGCGCACCTTAGAATCACTGTCTTCACAACAATAAGGCTACCGAA of Nicotiana tomentosiformis chromosome 7, ASM39032v3, whole genome shotgun sequence contains these proteins:
- the LOC138895677 gene encoding uncharacterized protein — protein: MAEELKKLTSRVEGVEGGKGIEGLNYEDLCIQPDVELLEDYKPPKFEMFDGTGDPKVHLRTYYDKLVEVGKDERIHMKLFMRSLTGDALSWYISQNPKKWVSWVSMASDFMDRFRFNTENVPDVFYIQNLQKKPTKTFREYATRWRSEAAKVRPTLEEEQMNKFFVPAQDPQYYERLMVIENHKFSDIIKLGERIEEGIKTGMVTNFEALQATTKHCS